TAAAAGATTAATCTAAAACAGGTTGTTGCGAAACCAACTATTAGGTGATCCATCTGCCTTACGAATACCCAAAGAGTTGTTGAACacattattttatctttttaccTTACATCCACAATAGAAACAAAATCTAGAGGTGAAATGCTTTCAAGTCCATCGCTATCACCATAATATTCAGGTTCAATCCATTTTTAGGGATGCTAGAGATAGCCATTGTAGTGATACTCCCTTATCGGTGTTCAAATGTCAATTCCTATTTCTATTGACACTTTGGCATAATTTGATTTGACTTACGTATTTAAAAGGCAAATGACATTTTTATACACTAATGAAATCAACTTTAAacaacaagaaacgggccaatcTTAAACAAGAaagatattaaaagaaaaaggagagagcTTTACTATTAGGTTCCTTTAGTATCGCACTTGGGCATCGTTATGTTCTTTTTGGTTTGGTCTTGCATATGCAAAATTGGCAACAAAGgtgtttctctttttcttttctataaaGGATGCAAATGTAGGGATTGATAATGGGGGAAAGAGAGACTCAAGCTACGACCAAGCCCACTAACCTTCCCTGTAAAGCAAATTGAGGACAGATTATATAGACACATGTTTCATCTACAAGTAAACTCTTTAAACTATGCATCAATTATCATTGAATCATCAATTTTCCTCACGTTGAATGTTGATTTCAATATTTGTAAATATGGACTTCAATCTTTTACAATAAGTGAAAAAAGTGAAGCGCCTATTAATATATCATCCATCTAGGTTACATtaacatcattttttttcttgaaaaaatttaaaaagaattatagTTGCACAAAAATGAAGTGATGAATAGTCtaatctaatataaaaaaataggtcCAAATTAAGGGAAGCCATCAAACCAACTCCTGGGAAAAGCATGAAGTAAGCTATTACTTGAAGTCTAAAATTGCAGCTCATGCTCTTACTCAGAAAATCAGCAGCAATTAAATCTACTAAAGCAATATAAACTAGAATTCAAGCTGACAAAGAGTCCAGGATACCTTTCGTAAGTAAACCTGTCAAGCTATAAGGGTTGTTGGATGAATCAATGGGAGTTCCAATGTCTCGAGCAATATATCTAGTATAaactctatttaaaaaaattgaaagaaatcaatCGACAAATCTATCAACTTGCATCAGTTGGGATATAGAaagattattttttcttttcagttAACCAAAtccaaaatttgagaaaaatgcaGTTATTAAAATGCTAGTAAGATATTTGCCAAAAAAAATCGAATAAGATGacgtgtaaatatatatatatgttgattcaaatttttcgTTAAATAATTTAATCAGTGTACAAGtgacttaatttattaatttttgatgtaaattttaaattaaaattctatgatttaaatgaaaataggAGCTAAGCTTGGTGATTTAGTCTGTTATATAGGATAAAATAACATTGCTTAAAGTCGAAATAAGGTAGACATGAGCAAGCATTTACTAGAAGTATTCCACTTCATTGCTTGACAtcctttaaaaactataaaatttggaTTGGATAGAGCAAAAATCTATTTGAACGGTtcaatttttgctatttttaataTGGTTTTtcgtttaattaaaaaattagaagTTTTACGTGAATGAATGAGatttcataaatataaaattttaagaattatttgaCGCATTAAATCTAGAAAATGTGGTAATTTCATTTAGATTTTTTAGTGGTTGAACCAATTTTCTTGGGATTCATTGAACCCCTAGTTATTGATGGGATGGAAAAATTAGTTTTCAATTGAACCGCTTCAACTCACATTCTAAATATCAAAGAAACATCCAATACGCTAGTTAATCTAAATGacatttctttttattaatttcatgTGAATTTCTAAATGATATACACATGCAATCATTTATTTTGATATAACTTGCCTTACAAGCATGGACTCGTTAGCTTTCGTCTTCCAGAAATAATTAGTCCACAATCAATACCAGAAGAAGTAAGATTTTAGTAATCTACCTGTTAGGTGCTAATATCACGTGGTAGAGGCCTCTGTTAGCCTCCCATCTCAACATCAttaccttttttcttctttttttctttttttttcttatctcAACTTTCTATACGAATCCCGGAATGTTCTTGACAAAGAGAAGTCCTTGAGTTTAACTATTAAAGCAAAGATCCCATAACATGGGATGAGCATTACTCCGATTCCCAAGTACCTGTTCAATCCGACATCATAAAATGGTGAGTTCATTAGAGGAAAGGAGTTCAATATGAGTATCAGATACAAGTATGTGTTTTTTTACAAATATGACTCGGTTCTTTTTgaagtttttccatgtatttagaATATCCTTTGATAGGTCATATTCACGTATATATGGAATATGTGTCCGatataaataccaaataaaaatgcttCAAGATGAGTGAACACCCATACTCGACACATCTAGTTTCAGACACATACTCGCATCTGACATCATGAACATAAATCATAATGATATCTAACAAAAGATTAAATGTGTACCATAAGGGAGCATATGAGGATGACAAGTCAAGAAATGGATATGGCCACCTGCAACCAGAGGGGGTGTCACACTGTGAGAACAAAGCCATTCATCCATAATATATGTAAAACTGGTAGTTAAACAGTAAAACAGAACTGAAGCTTTACCAAAGGTTAACATAAGCATGGATGATCCATTGGAATATAACAAAAGCATCcgtccataaaataaaatatgcaattCGGAACAAAGGGAACCGCTGCAAGGCAAAGGTAATATTAGCTTATAAACTGATTGCAAGATACAAGAATTACTTcgactcttttcttttcttttcttttcttttttaagtatCCGTGTTCAAAATATGCTTGAACATGAGTTTGGTAATATGATCCTCAGAGGACACTTGAAATTTCGGAAAAAAATTGAGCATACTCACATAGAACACGTATCTATGTTCAATACTTACATCGGAGTTTGAATAACATAGCCATTGGGACTATATAGAAATGTAGAACTTACCATGCAATTCAAAATTGTGTCACCAATTAGGAAAACAGCATTGATTGAGTGCATACAGACAACAATCTGCAGTTGAAAGTATAGATAAAATATATGAGCAATTCAACACTTCTTACATGAGAAAAAACTAAAGGGAAATAGTGAAAACACAGCAGCGTTCTTCCATCGTTTATATCCCAAAATACCTAATAGTAAAACCAACAGATTGCGGTTATATTGCTTCTCTTCATTTTTGTTAAGTACCTATATCCAGAACTCATGTTCGACATGTTTTTGGACATGGTATGGGATACGACTCACCAAGCAAGGGCGTAGCTAGGGGGGCTGGCAGGGGCCTTGGCTCTCCCTAGATGGAAtaggccctttaaaatttttaaaattttatattagtaaaggtaaaattgcgcTTTACcctccctaaaaatgataaaaatttgatttaatcttttaaaaattagtaAGATATAAGCAGAGGCAATTCTAggcctaaaataaaaaattgtcatttaaactctctaaatttttttaaaattttaaattagtaaatgtaaaattatactttggccccctctaaaattataaaaatttgatttaatcttttaaaaattttataaagatactataaaaaattaaaatttcattcggcccccctaaaaaattgttctggcttcgcccttgaatatattaaaatggtgaaattgcatttttactatcgtaaaaattataatttaatttcagccccctaaaaaaattttggctTTGTCCCTGTCACCAAGTACCCTCCATATATACgaaaaagactttaaaagaattgaagatacTCATGTCAGATACATGTATCCAACACCATAAGAATAAAGAAGTTAAAAGAACTACACAAAAACCCCTCGATCACTTTCCTAAGATTAAATTATAGTGTAATGGAGATATTTAGACAACAATTATCACCCTCAACGTTCAATGCACTGCTAAGCCAATGTATCTTTCCGTTTAGTTTTCAACTTAAAAGGAAACATTTTCTAAACACGTTTTCTTTTTCCAATCCAAGCTTTTTCTAACCTGAGTTTCCAATAGCAACTGTAAATTACTAAATTAGCCCTTAGACAGCTGAAGCTCTGCATGTAGAGCATGTAGGACAGCCAACGAACTCACAACTCAGCAAGCTCAAACCTCAGAAGAAACCTGGTTTACACCTATAAAGACTAGAAGCCCCTAGCACAGCTCACAGCCATGTCTAAATGGCCAAAGTAAAGGCTGGTTCATTGGTTTCCCAGTTTTTTTGGATATATACCAGACTGAACGAGCCAACAGTTCCATTTAAATCAGTTCAACCAGCCAGTTCGATCCTGATTTTTAATCACTGGTATGGCTAAAGGCTGGCCTTGagtaagagaaacaaaaaaactGAAACTCTATCATTATGTCTTTTCCCGATTATTCCTCTGAAACCTAATAACTTAGGAACCACAGCACGCCCCGGAAACATAACTCTCATTATACCTCCAAGAACTCACTCAGCTCAACCACCACAAAAGATGTCAACAAATCTTTCTTCATATTGACAGAAATACAATTCAGCCAATAGAGCAAAAGGATTTGATCATATAAACCGCAACATATGTTTCAAACAAAAGAAGCAGAAAAATCTCAGGAAAAATAGAGTTTGTAGCATCAAACTTACAAAATTCAAGCTGCGATATTTGGGCATTAGGAACGGAAAAATGATCAGCCAAAATACTGAATCAGTGAGCATTACTGCACCTGCACAAATCTATTGGGAGAtaccaaaataataaaagataaggtgaaaagaaaatgaaaataagatcTCAATAATTAAAACCAACAGCAGATTGCTATGTTGCTTcgaatcttattttttaaaatagtatcCATGTTTGGCACCTATGTCCGATGCTTATTTAGACATAAGTTGAAGATGTAACCCTCTaaggatcctccaaatacatgaaaattgAATATAACTATGTCAGATGCATACTCATAGCAGATAATCACAGCCAAGGCCAAGTAACAGAGGAAGAAATCACTAGATAACTGTTAAACTTTCTGTTCAAGCAATTATAGTCTGATTTCTTCAAGATATGTTGAAACGGTTTATTCCAAGAATTAGCTAAAGAAATAGAAGTACACATCCATGTTTCTTAGACTCAGGATTGTGGGAGTGTCGTATAAAGGAACATGGCGACACGGTATGCTCaatctttttcttcaattttcatatatttgaagaGTTTCTGGAAGATTATATCTCGATACCTATGTCTAGATAGGTCTAAATACAATTATCGAACATGGACAATTCAAGAAAAGTGAAACGTCAAAGAGTTATAGAACAAATGGCTACCAATGGAAGATGAAGAGGAAACCAGGAATCAGATAAACTGATTTTATGAGAGAACTTACCtgataaataatttgaaacgcATAAGTCCATGGACCTGCAATAGAAGGATGATAAGGAGCTTCACGGGGATCAAAATGTTTGGACTGGTTGGATGATACATCTGCGATTTCATCAATCGTGGGAGGTACGTAGGTGCCTTGCTCAGAATCTAAACTAATGTGATTGGACCTATCGCCACAAGCTTTTCTGCAGTGCTTTCGACATCCATCTATGGAGACTGCCGATCCAAACTACAATTGTAGCTTATAATATCAGCAAGTTACACAAAAGGTTATCCCAGTTATTTGGAACAAAATAGAGATGATAAAAATGATACAAGAGACTTGTGTTACTACCAAGGAATAACAATTTAGACCGGAGGTTGAACCTATCAGATGTTTGGTTCTCAGTTCAACCgtcaagaataaataaaaaacagaaaaaaaaataaaagaattcataaaaATAGTTCAAATAGGGAAATGTGTCCAAAAACATAAGGAAAAAGGccaaattaatttagaaaataataatctAGTTTAATCCCTTTTTTAGTTccttattttattagttttggtTAGTTCAACAAGTTTCCAAGTCAATCTACCATTTTCCAGTTTAACTGGTTGAGAAGGCCGgtccaatttgattttttaaCCAATGACCCAGACTCAGGATGAATGTCAGGTATGATGCCCTCGATATGGATATGCCAGATACGGAAAATCAAAGTTCAGGTAACATAGCAAGAGACATACCCCAAAGTAGATTGTGACCAAAGTAAATGTCCACCTGTTCAGGAACAAAAACGAAtcagttaaaataaaatacatttcaaacatttagcAACAGTAAAGATCAATGGGAATGAAATCAGACAGATAGCATCttgattatatataaattatctcAAACtttttttgctcatttttttcataaattctcGTGACTAGAAAACTTGAAGCCTTCATGTAATCATGTGCTTCAAATAATCAAAAGCTTTTTGAAGAATTTATGTAGCTCCaactcttcattttctctttttggAAGTATCCATGCCTGAAACTTATATCTAACCTCCAAGTAcattgaaaaatttagaaaaaaatctgCCATACCTATTTTTGACACATATCCGCGTCCAACAATCCAAGTAACATAGAAAACCATTTACGAAAAAGTACAGTGTAGCATTATTGTGCATATAGGTTAAAACCATGCTGAGTGTTATACAGGGTGCTGCACAGTTAGATATTTTTAGTGTTTGTTGACTTTGACTATTTGTTTTTTGAATTACTTATGCCAGATATTTAATCACATTTGACACTCATAAACGAGTCCGAATAACATAGATTTTTAGCATGGTCTAACCACGATTGGTTTTTGAATAAACCTACCGTAGAAAGAAAATTAACTAACAAAGATCAAATTTAGACAAATTATCTGCCGTATCCACTATGGTTAACTAGAATCAAAGCAGAATATGTAACGCAAGTACAACTATGTTATTCTGACTCACTTTTCTTGAAGTAAACATGTCCACCACCCATGTCCGACACATAGATATAGGGATATGACCTCCAAAGATTCTCCAAATACAAGTAAAATCTTGAAAAAAAGAATCTAATTATACCCAAGTCAGACAAATACACATATCCAGCACTGACACCTGAGTCAGAGTAACATAGAGAAACAATATATAATGAACCCTCAGCAAGATGAAGAAAAGTCATTCAAGTTCATTAAATCAAGAAAATTGCATTCAATATAACCAAGAATAGGAAAGGTTAAGAGATATCACTTACTgagtataaaagtaaaatatgcCACCTCCAGAAATGACAGCATTGGCCATAAGTAATGCCAAAAGCATTAAGAAAGCAAACACTCTGAAACCCAGCAACCAAGCAGGGTGAATGCCTTCAAGACATGTTTTCCAAGTTTCATCCTCATATAAGATCCCCGGAGATTCCTTCCTATTTTCTACCTCTCGATTTTCCGATCTTTTCCGACCTTCAAATTTCCAGATTATAATTGCTGCCACAACCATTGAGGTTAGGATGAACAATGCACAGAATGAGAACCTCCAGTTCAACCAGTAGCTTAAGGTCGTGGTATCGGCAGTCATGTTAGGCTGCCAAGTATGTTTAGGGGATCCTGTTAAGAAACTCAAGAAATCTATGTTACTCTGTAATGTTAAATCTTTCTCCCAGAAAGGTCCTTCAAAGCTTGTGTCTAACACGGGTATCAACACTAATACTTTAAGAAAGACAAAGTGGTGGAGTAACATACCGAGAAATTGCTACTACTTGTTCCATTGGTactcataatttattattaacattcCGAAGGGTAATTCTTAAAATCAATCAAAAACTAGAAGCTGGAAAGCAAAGTTACTATATTAAGCTCCCAAAAGAGTAATTTTTTGAGAATAAATGGGGTTATAGTATTTAATTGCTAGAAGACCATTTAATAAAAAGtcagaaaaaaaaatgattattaaaggactaaaaaaataaaaacaaaaatctagaGCCAAAATCCTTACTTTAGATGGGTTCTTCCCATAGAACTAAGTTCAACAGAAGGAAGCAGATACAGAGGAAGTAGAACAAGAAAACTAAACAACAAGACTAAACATAAATATAGAAATAATGGGCACATTAAATAAAGCTAAGATCACACTAAAAATGGAAGAGAGGAAAGTCGATAACtatgaaaagaaaaatgggtTTTAAGGCTCGTACAGTTTGCGAATAAGAATATTAAGAATTTGATCGAACAAGAGACTCCAGGTTGAAGCTAGAACAAGCTTTTGGTTTGTAATCGTAGTTTTGAGTGCAAAAAACAAAAGCAGAGTTTCAGTACTGTTTACCTTTATTGGAGTGTTCTTCCCTTTGGATCCTGATTTATTGGAATCGTTGTTACTGGAATTGGGAATTTCCAGAAGAAAAAAAACCCAATCAATTTTGTCTTGGGAGTCAAATTTTTGTGTCAGTCAAGTCTGAGGAGGCAAATGAGACCCGAGCTAAGAGGTTTCTACCTTCTACTTACACATTCTTTAAAAACACGACACGTTTCCTAACAATCACAAAAATAAACGTGGGAACAAATTTAGTTGTTTTACGCGACGCTGAATTATTGTGATCACTGATGACGGCGTATTAAATATTTGGCTTAATGGTATTGTAGATCctcgaaaattttcaaaaaaattcaattaagtctttttcaattttttggttattttactaaaataactccaaaaaataattaattacgtAAATGacccaaattcaaaaaaaatcatccaaataacctgaaatgaaaaataaaattaggttATGGGGACTTAGATGGTCGGCACcactattttttctattaaaaaaataatttgaggtTTTCGACACTAGATGGCCGGCAcccatatatttttttcaaaaaaaagtttttttgggTACTGGCACACTAGTGGCCGGCACGACACCCTTTTATctggttaaaaaaattatttttttggggtGTCAAGTGCCGGCCAACAAAGGCCTAAACTCACCCAACAAAAGGGGATGGGAATATTGCAACATTGACTCCTCCTTGTtttcccatcttttttatttcctaagtttgattacatattttatattttaaaatgatattggACTCCTTGTCATGtttgttaattattattatatcactcacattattattaagtttaaaaattaatttaaatttaatatgcacaattaaattagaatttttttatagatgaaaatcattaaaggaggttctaattttataaaaaaaatctaattttactgtgcatattaaatttaaattaatttttaaatttaataataatgtgagtGACGCAATAATAATTAAGAAACATGATAAGGAgtctaatattattttaaaatataaaatatgtaagcaaacttcggaaataaaaaagatgggaaaataAGGAGGAGTTAATATTGCAATATTCTCATCCCCTTTTGTTGGGTGAGTTTGGGTCTTTGTTGGTCGGCACCTGATACctcatcaaaatatttttttaatcagtTAAAGGGGTGTCGGCCATCAGTGTGCCAGCACCctaaaaaagaatttgaaaaaaaagacaTGGGTGCCAACCATCTAGTgtccaaaaccctaaaaattatttttttaatagaaaaaatagtaGTGTCGACCATCTAGTCCTCATAACTCAATTTTATTGTTCATTTCAGGTTATTTAggtgattgtttttaattaaaGTCATTTacgtaattaatttttttttaggttatttaagtaaaataaccCAATTTTTTGGACAATTGAACCCTAAActtataaaattaatcaaatcaacacTTTAACTAACTTTGACCATTAATTTCTAATTGAATCGATGATGTGTCCATTAACTCGGCCAATAGATGCTAACATGATCCATGTCACTATcacatcataaaataaaataaaaatttaagttgaAGATGAACTTAGTTATTGTGCTGCcattttttaagatttattataaaattattaaaaatttatcaaattataaatctataaaaagtattaaaaactataaaaaaaaagacataattgaactgtaatcaaatttaaaatcataaaattataaaaaaattattaaaaatatttttttctcatgtcaaattaaaccataaaaatttaaatttgaatttgaatttaaaataataatttgataaatttacaatcgagctataatttttttaatataaaattgcaTCTTTTTCATAATAGATTTGTTTACTCgagatttaatttattaaaaaaattatgatttatttttataatttgtgttttttataaatttattaaaaaattgcatctttttatttttgttgatgtgGAATCAATATATCAGCAGTCGATGCTGATGTGGTAATCATTAATGGCCACCGTAGAGATTTCTTTAGAAACTAATTGTCAACATCAATTAAAGGGTTGATTTGGTCAATTTTATAAGTTTGAGGGTTCAATTGGGTGCAAGAAGTTAAgaggggcttaattgatttttttttaattcttcaagtgtcttttcatttttaaatatttaatttgaatttgtcAAAATTTAGAGTAAACTACACAATTGATCACCCAACTTTCATAAGTTTTCACTTTGGACatcgaaaataaaaaattacaaaaagagcATTGTTGAACCGTTTTCATTTTGATCATCTCGTCCTTAATTTGGGGTTAGATAATGATATTATACACTCATTTTAGCAATTCAACTTTAACAAATTTCATTTTGATCACTCATTtccttttttagaattaaatttattttttcaaaaaaaacttgaatttttacgag
The genomic region above belongs to Gossypium hirsutum isolate 1008001.06 chromosome D05, Gossypium_hirsutum_v2.1, whole genome shotgun sequence and contains:
- the LOC107892236 gene encoding uncharacterized protein: MTADTTTLSYWLNWRFSFCALFILTSMVVAAIIIWKFEGRKRSENREVENRKESPGILYEDETWKTCLEGIHPAWLLGFRVFAFLMLLALLMANAVISGGGIFYFYTQWTFTLVTIYFGFGSAVSIDGCRKHCRKACGDRSNHISLDSEQGTYVPPTIDEIADVSSNQSKHFDPREAPYHPSIAGPWTYAFQIIYQICAGAVMLTDSVFWLIIFPFLMPKYRSLNFIVVCMHSINAVFLIGDTILNCMRFPLFRIAYFILWTDAFVIFQWIIHAYVNLWWPYPFLDLSSSYAPLWYLGIGVMLIPCYGIFALIVKLKDFSLSRTFRDSYRKLR